In Leuconostoc kimchii IMSNU 11154, one genomic interval encodes:
- a CDS encoding phosphomevalonate kinase: MTKVNIPGKLFLAGEYAITHPGNTAIIATITTGLTIEIQDAQKNLSVAKSNTITKYWQFQMGVTEDQYTDDWRYVRAAIKLLDDYVTNHQIHSHLNNVNITISSHLNSKSGKIGLGSSAAVVVGIIEALDRHFHLQLPILTRFKLAGLAHLHVQKNGSLGDIAAITYGGIIAYQSPDLSLLPHINQQWLNPDIVDMAWPSLDIISLPWPVNWQILLGATHESADTKVAISHTQLTPQFLSQSQQIVQELINTIIDVNYHKLTIKLRANQTLLTNQLPTGYVTPKLAFLLTTLGDTAGKISGAGFGDNGFAILNSHNDILANTWKSYGIDAQIISISPQKRG; this comes from the coding sequence ATGACTAAAGTTAATATTCCAGGTAAACTCTTTTTGGCAGGTGAATATGCGATTACACATCCTGGCAATACTGCTATAATTGCTACAATAACAACTGGTTTAACCATTGAGATACAGGATGCCCAGAAGAACCTATCTGTTGCCAAGTCAAACACAATTACAAAGTATTGGCAGTTTCAAATGGGTGTCACAGAAGACCAATATACTGATGACTGGCGTTATGTCCGTGCAGCCATTAAACTACTTGATGACTATGTCACTAACCATCAGATCCATTCTCATCTAAATAATGTTAACATTACTATTTCAAGCCATTTAAATAGTAAATCTGGTAAAATCGGACTAGGCTCTTCGGCAGCAGTTGTTGTTGGCATCATTGAAGCTTTGGATAGACACTTCCATCTTCAATTACCAATCTTGACGCGATTTAAATTAGCTGGTTTAGCCCATTTGCATGTCCAAAAAAATGGCTCATTAGGTGATATTGCAGCAATTACTTACGGTGGTATCATTGCTTACCAAAGTCCAGATTTGTCCTTATTGCCACACATCAACCAGCAGTGGCTTAACCCAGACATTGTTGACATGGCTTGGCCGTCTCTAGACATTATCTCGTTGCCATGGCCCGTAAATTGGCAAATACTACTTGGTGCTACACATGAATCAGCAGACACCAAGGTAGCTATTTCACATACCCAATTAACACCTCAATTTTTATCTCAAAGCCAACAAATTGTTCAAGAATTAATTAACACGATTATTGACGTTAATTATCATAAATTGACCATCAAATTACGTGCTAATCAAACACTGCTTACCAATCAACTGCCTACAGGCTATGTCACACCAAAGCTCGCCTTTCTACTGACTACCTTAGGCGATACTGCTGGTAAAATTAGTGGTGCTGGCTTTGGTGACAATGGATTTGCTATCCTTAACAGTCATAATGACATTTTAGCGAATACTTGGAAATCTTACGGTATTGATGCACAAATTATCAGTATTTCACCACAGAAACGGGGCTAA